In the genome of Lactuca sativa cultivar Salinas chromosome 3, Lsat_Salinas_v11, whole genome shotgun sequence, the window CTGATGAACCTGTTTCTGGGGCTAATGATGATTCCGAGGGAGATTTGTATTCCGAGATTGATGATTCTATTGCTTTGAAGAGGAAGGAGTTCGTTAAAAAAGGGTTGTTGAAGCCAAATCCAAAGAAAGAAGAGGTAAACCGATTGATTCCTTTTGTGGTTGGATAAATCCAAATTGGAAAGGGTAATTAGGATTCATTTTGAACTTGTTTACTTGCTCAAAGTTTGATTATTTTTGTTGGTTCTGTGTACTTTTCTTACATAGTTCATTACAAGTTTGAGTTATGCACAATCTCTATCAATTTTGTAAAAATgaatgctctctctctctctcttttttttttttttttttttgtgtgtgtgtgtgtttcgacGAAGAAAACATACATTGAGTTTTCTGATCATAGTTCTTTCCGGGCACTTGTTACAATTTACGAAGACAGAAACTTTGTTGTTGGTCCTACTTCTTGCTACTGGATTTAGAGGTGCAGGTGGTAAATTGTACATGTATCTACATACATAtacgtatgtatatgtatatgtgcaAGATAGATCAATTAGTCACTAAACTTCCATGGTTTTTTAGTAGCATACCTCAAAAACATAATCTTGTTTGCATATAAATTGTACGCAAGATTGAATGTTTAATGTAAAAACTCACTTTGGATTAGGATTATCCGAGTATGACATCTTCAAAGGCATTAATCTTTTCAGTCGCTTTATAAGTTACAACCTCTTACAAATCTGTATTGTAATGGACATTGATGCAGTCAAAGGAGGAGGAAATCGATGAAGTAGTAGACGAATTGCAGGCTCACGAAGAAGATGATCTTGAGGAAATTGAAGAACTTGAAGAACTGAAAGCAAGCGGTGAAGATTCAGAGGTCGAAAACTCAGATATTGAGTTAGATGATGATCTGGGCACCGGTGATTCATCATATAAATCTCCATTCGGTGCTGAATTTGATGCTTTTCGTAAAGGAGAAGTCCGAATTGTAGAACCCAAATGTAAAATGACATTAGCCGAGCTTTTAGACGAGAGTAAAGTCGTGCCCATTTCAGTTTTAGGTAATTTAGAGATTGAAATCACAGGCATCCAACACGATTCAAGATTAGTGGAGCCCGGTGACTTGTTTGTATGTTGTGTCGGGAAAAAAACGGATGGACATTTGTTTCTAACCGAGGCTGATAAACGAGGGGCTGTTGCAGTTGTAGCTAGTAAAGAAATAGACATTGAGGAAACTTTAGGGTGTAAAGCGTTAGTTTTAGTTGAAGACACATCCTCCGTTTTAGCAACTTTAGCAGCTTCATTTTATAGACACCCTTCAAAGAACGTTGCTGTAATTGGTATCACGGGTACAAATGGAAAGACAAGCACCGCATATCTGATAAAAGGAATGTATGAGGTGATGGGTTTAAGaaccgggatgataacaaatgtagCTCATTATGTTCATGGTGAAAACCAATTAGAGACAAAAAACACAATCCCAGATGCGGTTTCCCGCCAAAAATTAATGGCTAAGATGATCCATAACGGGGCGGAAGCTTTAGTCATGGAAGCTTCTTCTCAAGAGCTCGCTTCCGGAAGATGTGATGAGGTTGATTTCGATATTGCGGTTTTCACGAACCTAAGCGGGGCCGATGAAGAGTATAGGAACGCTAAACTTAAGTTGTTTGGTAGAATGGTGGACCCGACACGTCATCGGAAAGTTGTGAATATTGATGACGAAAACGCCCCTCTGTTTATCGCACAAGGGAATCAAGATGTACCTGTTGTGACGTTTGCAATGGAGGACAAGAAAGCGGATGTGCATCCGTTACAGTTTGATCTTTCTCTCTTTGAGACACAAGTTTTGGTGGATACCCCTCAGGGTATTTTGGAGATTTCATCCGGGCTACTCGGGAGACAAAATGTTTACAATATTCTTGCGGCTGTTGCGGTTGGGATTGCGGTTGGGGCACCTTTGGAAGATATTGTGAGGGGGATTGAAGAGGTTGATGTTGTGCCTGGTAGATGTGAGTTGATTGATGAGGAACAAACTTATGGAGTGGTTGTTGATTATGCAAATACTCCCGATggtttatcaaggcttcttgataATGTTCGTGAACTAAATCCAAAAAGAATTATCACAGGTACGATATAGAATAGAACTGATTAGTcaaatgtctaaaatacccttttcGTTTCAATCTAAACTGTTTGCAATCAATAATCTATAGTTATCGGTTGTCCCGGGGAGACTGACCGAGGAAAACGACCGGTGATGACTAAGATCGCGACAGAAAAGAGTGATATTACTATGTTGACATCAGATAATCCAAGGAATGAGGATCCACGTAAGCATGTTTGGCGATttgtattattttaaaaaaatggtcAATATGTATAACGTgtgtaaaatgttttttttttttattgttgttgCAGTTGACATATTGGATGACATGTTAGCGGGGATAGGATGGACTATGCAGGATTACTTTAAGCATCAAGAAAACGACTATCATCCCCCACTTAAAAATGGACATAGAGTTTTTCTTCATGATATTCGAAGGGTGGCTGTACGTTCTGCTGTTGCCATGGGGGAGGAGGGAGATGTTGTTGTAAGTACTCGAGgtggttaatttttttttttattctagtttgataatttttattttactaaaataagtttttttttttttgtttgtttatatatGTGGTAGGTGGTTACTGGGAAAGGGCATGAGACATATGATACAGTTGGTGAAACAACAGAGTTTTTTGATGATAGGGAAGAGTGTAGAGAAGCTTTGCAGTATGTGGATGAATTGCATCAATCAGGGATTGACACCAGTGAATTTCCATGGCGGTAATTTGGCTTTACACTACTGAAAATGTTTAGAAATGATTGTGAATTGTCAAATGTGCCCTTGATAATCCTTCTCTGTGTCTCCCTGCAGGTTGCCTGAGAGCTACTAAACAAATTTATAATCCGATAGGCTTTCTGAAACAGTGGGTTGCAGGGTTCACcggtttatttgttatatgatataTGATGAAATAGATGTTTGGAGGCAACAAACAAGGTCCTATCCAACATCAGGTATGAAAATATGGTGAACCAAACGTCTTCTTTTAGGTCCATGTGTTACAACTTGTACTGTCTTTGGGGTGTATTGGACTGGGACTGAGATTGATATCAATGGGGGCAAAATTGGAATAAAAAAAACTTGGTTTTCGTTCTTATAACACATGAGGTCATTTTTCATGTTTCTACAATTGCAGGTGAATTGATTGCTGGGATGTGTTGTGTAATATGTCAAAGGTGCAGTTTTGTAGAAATGAACTTTGTTTGGTTAGAGATGATGTAATAATGTATTGTAGGATGTGTAAGTTGTTAGCTTGAATAGTATCCTTTTGGGCCTTTAGGATATATTCGTTTCTCAAGTTTAGAAAGAGATGGAGATTATTGATTATAGCAGCATGCATGTGTAGATTTTGTTCTGGTCCAAAGAGTTTATAATTGAATCTCGAGGTTAGAGGAAGCATTATCTCGTTCTCGTGAAAATTATAACAGTAGTCAATTTACGGTCTATAATTTGTTTTTAGGGTGGGCcaaataatatacaaaatataaattgtttattttaagtTGCAAAAAATGTTGTTTTGCATCATTAAAGTAATCTAAAATGGAGTCTAATCGACATAGACAATAATGTATCATCTTCTATTAATTTCGAGTTTTAAATGAAATAGCCATATAACAATCTTAATtccttttatttaacaaaatatatattGTATGTAACCTTAATTTTGTGTGAGTGTGTTAAGACTCACTCTTGTCCTATATTGGATATGTCCTATCACAGTTTATATGGAAACATCAAGTACAAGTACGTTTATGGATATTAATAAGTGTTATCTTGAGaaaaaaaggatttttttttcactttaaaaaaattcaaaattcatttataGTGAAAAAATATATATCTACGTACGCTCTATTGGCAACAACCTTGTCAAACGTAGTATTTAAAAAATACGATGAATTTTATGAATATCAGAAAAGTTGGGATTGTGCATTGTCTATTTATTTTATCGTTGCTTGCATTAGGGACGAGAATTTGTCCTAAAAACCCGAATCGAACCGAATTAGGCCTGAATAAGAAATTCGATTCGGGTATCTATATTAtgcttattcggttttcgggttattcggttTGGATTACCTAAATAAAAGCTTATTCGGTTTTATATACCCGACCTGAATAAGCATTCATTTTTCCATTTCTCTGATTGATAGAAATCAAAATCACGATTCACACTTTTGTTTTTGTCGttcataatagaaaaaaaaaccgTATGCTTGTTCTCATTGTTTCAAAATCGACCAATCTTCTTATCTATTTCCAAACCCGAAATCACTTATGTCGATCCTTCCTCTTGTTTCAAACTTTAAAAAATCGTCCCTTCCTGTTGTCTTTAAGGATTCACGAATTCGTACTTTGTTTAGTCATGAAAAATTGAGCTCCAACTCAAGAAACTCAATTAAGAAGTTATTTCTCGTTATGTTAAtctaatattaaatattattttttcaaTGTGTCATTGTGTTATGTTAGTATTTGAatgttttatgttgatgtataaAAGTACATTGGTATTCTATTATTTAGGTTATTCGGTTTTTTTCGGTTATATTAGGTCCTTcatcatcttgtacatgttatttgggtaATACCCGAACCGTACTGATTAATATccaaaccgaaccgaacccgtattgGTTAATCGGTTCGATTTTCGGTTCATACAATTACCCTTATTCAGGTTTCAGGTTATTCGGGTTCGAGTCGTTTTatacaattacccttattcgATTTTCGGTTCGATTTTCTTAACACAAAAATAAATGTTTTGTTAGAAACCTTAGGTACTATAATGCAAAAGGACATGTAGTCTGGGGGCATTACGTAAAATTTGTTGCAGCGTCCCGGTTTTTAAGCCGGCAGGTTTCAAACAATAAACCTTCATAACGTATCTTATATTaccattttctttttcatttcaaAGAAACAAGATAAAGATAATGATTTCTATTTATCTATTTTCAAATGGATGGATTTCAATTATATTTTATTAGAAAGAGTTAAATAGGCAAACAATAAATAATCAGTTAAAAGTGAATTCAAAGGCGAGTGGAAGTGTAACTTTTAATAGTTAGAGGGGTTTTCTgcaaaactagtttataaccttGAAGTCTtattcaaaacaatcaaaatcttTTGTGATTTTTGTATATTCCATATGAATCCGTCTTACTATCAATATATTGAAAATAAATTATGATGTCCTTTGATAAAGACATTATTATGGATGCTGACCTTTTTTTCTTAATATACTCATACTTGATATAGTAAGATTTGTATTATTTGTATTttaatttgtgttttttttattaacaaCTTATGTTAGCAAAGTGAAATGTTAAATCTCAAGCGAAATGTCATAAAATGACCATCAATAATACTTTGTCGTTGTTAACATCTGACAAATTATGTTTTATAAACAGAAAAAAAAAGATAACTCAATACATATTGCTACCCCAGCAGAAACAATGCAGAAAACAAAGAAAAACAGCCACTAATCTTGCATTTGATAAGATTCTCGTTTTTGGTCTTAGACTCAAAATAGAAACAATGACAATAACCAAACAATGAAAGTAAATAGAGAATAAAACAATAATTTACATGGTTTAGCAAGCTTGCCTATATCCATTCGAGAAGAGAGAGCCTCGACCTCACTTTTCCCTCTAGAATTtgtgtgattatctgttatgtcTCTCTTGGCCGAGTAAGTATTTGTGTATTACATAACAAGATAAATGAGCCCTATTACTTGGGCCAAGAGTTGAGCTGTTACATGACATAACCGGGTTGCCAACTTACACATATGATGCCCTTTAAAGATACTATTAATCCTTAACTAAATTGTTTCAtcgtatataattttaataatattattgAGTTAATGGAACTCAAATCAAGATCGAATCCTCCTCGAACCCATATCAAAAAGTTAAACCATCGAGTTTAACAATAACACCGTCTACTTATGTCGACGACTCATTTGTGACTCTGCTTTACCCCAGGACCCAGATATCACGTGACATGTTTATTGGACTTTTATAGTGAAAAAGATGTATACTAATACATTTCAAGTTTGGACTATATAGAGTGTAGATATCATCAATATTGGCAATTTTACAAACTTCAGGGTACGAAAGTGCAAACACCATGTACCCTTGGGTTTGTTAGACAAATAGACAGAAGACAGTATAACCTGCCCCGGATCTTCCGCTTTTAATCCGGCAGGATCCAAACAAGAGATCTCCAACGGTGTCGTATCACATCATCTTCAATACTTCAACCATCCGGAACTCTGGATTTTGGCATTTTGCTCcgcaaaacacacacacacacacacacacaccaaaagcACATAGTAATGATGGGACTATGAGATTAGAGATCCATCTGAATCCCATTTATTGTCGGAGAGTGTGATGCAGTGAAAAAAACAAGGATTTTTTTTGGAGCTTCACCTATTTTCATGGGGTTTTTGAGATTTTGTTGGTTTATATCAACCATCATTGTTTTCTTCAGTAACCCTACTCCGATAGCTGCCGGTGACATTGTTCATGATGACAAATTTGCTCCGAAGAAGCCTGGTTGTGAGAATGACTTTGTGCTGGTAAAACCCCCCTTTCAATTTTACTAAATTTGGCGTCTGGTTCATGTTTCTTTGATTTATGACTGGGCACGCTTCATCTTTTTGTTAGTTTCGTGGCAGTGCATGTCAAATAGTTATATTTTTATGGGCAAACATGTTCAGTTGTTTGTGTTCTTCATGGATGTGATATAGGTTCACCAAGTGAGGTGTTCGATCCATCTGATTTCTGTGAATTGTATTTCCAGATAGAAATTGAATTATAGCTTCATTATATATTTATGTGGACTGTGGAGACTTGAAGTGAGATTATAGGCTTATGGCCtgtatgtatgtttatatatACTGATTTGAGGTATGCTATAGCTTCATTGTGTATTTATGTGTTATATCTAGAAATTTGAAGTTATGTTATAGCTAAAGTATACAGTATATTTGGATTTAAAGTGAGATTGTGGCTTGATGATTGTATGCAACAGGTTGGCATTTTAAGTGAATGAAACTGAAGTTTCATGTTGGTTGGTTTTGTTAGGTAAAAGTTCAAACATGGGTTGATGGTATTGAAGGTGCTGAGTTTGTTGGCGTTGGTGCTAGATTTGGAACTACAATTGTATCCAAGGAGAAAAATGCAAACCGCACTAATCTTACTCAATCAGTCCCTCATGATTGTTGTACTCCACCAAAGAACAAGGTCTTTTTCCACCCTGGCTATAAGTAACTCATTTTGGGaccactttaaaaaaaaaaaaaaactcattttggGACAAATAGAGTATATCATCAATCATGTATTACAAATTGAATAACAGTAGTGTAACGGTGTAACCTACTTCTCTTCAACTTTTGGTAGCTTACTGGTGATGTCATCATGGTGACACGTGGTCACTGTAAATTCACAACAAAGGCAAACATTGCACAAGCTGCTGGTGCTTCAGCAGTCCTAATTATAAATAACCAAAGAGGTAGCACCAAATGATTACATTTCTTTAGTCTACATTGCACAGCAAAGGCAGACAAtttctttatgttattttttttttctgcaaCCCTGCAGAACTGTACAAGATGGTTTGTGAGCCTGATGAAACTGATCTAGACATACACATCCCAACAGTCATGCTTCCACAAGATGCTGGTGTGGAGTTAGAGAGATTGTTATCCAATCGTTCATCAAGTACATTTTTTGGATTATAATTTCATTTTCATCACCATGGTGCCCTTTTTTGTGAAGGTTTTAAACCACACTTTAGTTTCTGTGCAGTTATACTCACCACGAAGACCAGTGGTTGACATAGCCGAAGTGTTTCTGTGGCTGATGGCAGTTGGTACAATCTTGTGTGCCTCTTATTGGTCTGCATGGAGTGCCAATGAAGCAGCTATAGAACATGATAAATTACTAgaggtttaaaaaaaaaactaactttcCCTTTTTTTATTAGGCTCGATTGCCCACCTTGGTGCTGATGTGGCATGCATTGATATATGATGTGTCTGGTTCTTTATAGGATTTTTCAGAGGAGCTCTCAAATACAAAACTTGTGGGAACAAGTGGTATTGTGGAAGTAAATACAAAATCAGCAGTCTTGTTTGTGATTGTTGCTTCTTGCTTCTTGGTTCTTCTTTACAAGTTAATGTCTGCATGGTTTATAGAACTTTTAGTGGTCATCTTCTGCATTGGAGGCGTTGAGGTATTGAATATTCTAAACATTTaactaaattaaaataaataaataataataatattaaagacTGTATTTTGTTTACATGCAGGGATTGCAAACGTGCATAGTTGCTTTGCTATCAAGGTGCAACATTTCTTCTCTATATAAAGCTTGTATTTTATGATGATTATGACTGTGTCAAAGTTTATGGAATGTCAACAG includes:
- the LOC111920841 gene encoding UDP-N-acetylmuramoyl-L-alanyl-D-glutamate--2,6-diaminopimelate ligase MurE homolog, chloroplastic; this translates as MFMFLSLSSPFPLSPSLSLPRPRIHPPLRHHLSPFLRHITTTNLTPFAVGRDGKYYPNPADADPPEAPEDTMHGVSKFKQLDLRIARARKAQEAQFEQDQSIFLKAIEDVEDAPDEPVSGANDDSEGDLYSEIDDSIALKRKEFVKKGLLKPNPKKEESKEEEIDEVVDELQAHEEDDLEEIEELEELKASGEDSEVENSDIELDDDLGTGDSSYKSPFGAEFDAFRKGEVRIVEPKCKMTLAELLDESKVVPISVLGNLEIEITGIQHDSRLVEPGDLFVCCVGKKTDGHLFLTEADKRGAVAVVASKEIDIEETLGCKALVLVEDTSSVLATLAASFYRHPSKNVAVIGITGTNGKTSTAYLIKGMYEVMGLRTGMITNVAHYVHGENQLETKNTIPDAVSRQKLMAKMIHNGAEALVMEASSQELASGRCDEVDFDIAVFTNLSGADEEYRNAKLKLFGRMVDPTRHRKVVNIDDENAPLFIAQGNQDVPVVTFAMEDKKADVHPLQFDLSLFETQVLVDTPQGILEISSGLLGRQNVYNILAAVAVGIAVGAPLEDIVRGIEEVDVVPGRCELIDEEQTYGVVVDYANTPDGLSRLLDNVRELNPKRIITVIGCPGETDRGKRPVMTKIATEKSDITMLTSDNPRNEDPLDILDDMLAGIGWTMQDYFKHQENDYHPPLKNGHRVFLHDIRRVAVRSAVAMGEEGDVVVVTGKGHETYDTVGETTEFFDDREECREALQYVDELHQSGIDTSEFPWRLPESY
- the LOC111920842 gene encoding signal peptide peptidase-like 2 isoform X1, which produces MGFLRFCWFISTIIVFFSNPTPIAAGDIVHDDKFAPKKPGCENDFVLVKVQTWVDGIEGAEFVGVGARFGTTIVSKEKNANRTNLTQSVPHDCCTPPKNKLTGDVIMVTRGHCKFTTKANIAQAAGASAVLIINNQRELYKMVCEPDETDLDIHIPTVMLPQDAGVELERLLSNRSSISVQLYSPRRPVVDIAEVFLWLMAVGTILCASYWSAWSANEAAIEHDKLLEDFSEELSNTKLVGTSGIVEVNTKSAVLFVIVASCFLVLLYKLMSAWFIELLVVIFCIGGVEGLQTCIVALLSRWFKHAAQPSIKVPFFGAVSYLTLAVLPFCIVFAVLWAVYRDYKFAWIGQDILGIALIVTVLQIVHVPNLKVGTVLLGCAFLYDIFWVFISKKLFHESVMIVVARGDKSGEDGIPMLLKIPRMFDPWGGFSIIGFGDILLPGLLIAFSLRYDWLAKKHIRAGYFLWAMIAYGLGLLITYVALNLMDGHGQPALLYIVPFTLGTFLSLGKKRGDLGILWSSGEPERECPHVRLGHSHAADE